ATTTTAGATAAAGGTAAAGATGCTGGATGAATTTGCGTTAAAGGAAAAGCATAATAGTATAAAGCAATATTCTCTTTATTTTTATTAACTTCATTTATAACTGTTGGTATATAATCCATACAAAATGGGCATAGTGGGTCTGAGAATAGTACAACTTTATTTTTTGCTTTCTCATTTCCAGCTATAAAATTTGCTTTTGTGTAGTATTTATCAGTTAAATTTGGAACAATACTATCTTTTAGAGATTGCATAGTTTTTATATCAATTAATTCTGGTGCAATATGTGTTCCATTTGTAAATAAAAAATCTTTTGCTTTAATATCTTTTCCTTGAATAACAGCATCAATATCTAAAATATATCCTGTCCATCCAGCAATTGGTAGCTCTTTTTTTGTATTTATTTTAATATCTTTTATTTTGATATTTGGGTTTTGTGAAACTCTTTTTTTCTCATAATCTAAAACTAAATTATCATCTGCAAAAAGTGAAGTACCTAAAAGTGTACTTAAAGCCAGTACTGTAGAGATTTTTTTACCTGTAAATAAGTTTTTACTTTGTTTTATCATATATTTTCCTTTTAAAAATTTTAATAGTCTATCTTTTTATCTTTAATAAAAAGTTAATTTTAACTTCGTGATTTTACTGTAATTTTTCTAATATCAAAAAGTTCTTTTACCTTATCCACCATTTTTGAATTTAGAATATCATTAATTTGTAACTCTCTTGATGATAAAGTCTCATTTGAACTTTTTGTCATATCAGCAACACATCCTGAACCAATTTCAATATCCTCTATCATAGAACCAATATCACTATCACTTAAAATATTTTCTTCAATCTGCTCTTTTTTTATAGAGTCATTTAATATGGTGGCATCTTCCTTTTTAAAATCTAGCTCAACATTAGAACCATAAACCTCTTGAGCAAAAGCTTTAATTATTGGAAAATGTTTATATAAAAGTTTTCGTTCTTCATCTTTTGCATAAGAGATAATTTGTAAAACATTGTTTGAAAAACCATTATAAATAAAGTTTTTTTCAAAACACTCTCCCAATTCAAAATCTCTATCATAAACTTTTTCAGTTAATTTTGTATACAAATCACTTGATTCATCACTTTCATCAACAAAAGGTATATACTCTATATCTTCAGTAGCAGAATAAGAAAACTCTTCAATCTCAACTTCTTTTTTATCCTCATTAACTATCTCTTTTTCAATAATCTCTTGTTGTATAATTTGTGAAATAGGAGCAACTTTTGGGAGTTCGTCAAAAGGTGTTTCAAATTCTAATTTAGGAATTGAATCAAGAATATCCAAAGAAGTTATATTTGTTGAAGTTTGATAAATCTCCTCTTTTTTCTCTTCATCTACTTTTTCTTCAACTTTTTCAACTATCTTCTCTTCTTTTATATCTTCAATATTTATTTCTTCCTTTAGTATTTCAACCACTTTTACAGGTTTTACAACTTCAACTTTTGCTTCAATTTTTTCAATTTGATTTATAATATCATCTATTGATTTTAGTTTTGTAGCTTCCATTAATTTCATAAAAGTTAAAATTAAAACAAAAGTTCCATCACTATTTATTGCTAATAAATGCTTTGCGTCACTTAAAATTCTAAAGAATCTATCAAAAACAACAATATCAAATCTTCTATCTTTTAAAATCATTTTATCTTTTAAATATAAAGTCATCTCATCTATTATTTGACTTGTTTCATAAATTTCCAACTCTTTTAGAATATCATTAATATCACCTTTATTTAAAATCATCATAAATATTGATTCCATTTTTTCAGGATTAATTAAACCTAACATCTCAACAACACTTTGAGCGAATACTTTATTTTTTGAAAAAATTATTGCTTGGTCAAGAAGAGTTAAAGTATCTCTTAAACTACCTTGCCCTCCTCTTGCTAATATATTTAAAGCCTCTTTGTCAAACTCTATTTTCTCTTCATGTAAAATATGGCTTAAATGGTGAACAACATCATTTTGAGAAATTTTATTAAATCTAAAATGTTGAGTTCTACTTAAAATTGTTGCAGGTAG
The Aliarcobacter faecis genome window above contains:
- a CDS encoding DsbA family protein translates to MIKQSKNLFTGKKISTVLALSTLLGTSLFADDNLVLDYEKKRVSQNPNIKIKDIKINTKKELPIAGWTGYILDIDAVIQGKDIKAKDFLFTNGTHIAPELIDIKTMQSLKDSIVPNLTDKYYTKANFIAGNEKAKNKVVLFSDPLCPFCMDYIPTVINEVNKNKENIALYYYAFPLTQIHPASLPLSKIIDIAHTKGVADVITKAYTTDWSKYFDEKTTDEAKILAAFNKELGTDIKIEELNKKEINSKIEKDMTMGDEVMVSGTPTIYVNGVKESPKFNFDTLGK
- a CDS encoding DNA polymerase III subunit gamma/tau, with product MIDNNLKDRVLALKYRPRRFEDLIGQSTVSQTLSLALDSSRLSHAYLFSGLRGSGKTSTARIMAKALLCEKGPTSKPCEVCENCLSANSGKHLDIIEMDAASNRGIDDIKELIEHTKYKPSLARFKVFIIDEVHMLTTQAFNALLKTLEEPPGFVKFILATTDALKLPATILSRTQHFRFNKISQNDVVHHLSHILHEEKIEFDKEALNILARGGQGSLRDTLTLLDQAIIFSKNKVFAQSVVEMLGLINPEKMESIFMMILNKGDINDILKELEIYETSQIIDEMTLYLKDKMILKDRRFDIVVFDRFFRILSDAKHLLAINSDGTFVLILTFMKLMEATKLKSIDDIINQIEKIEAKVEVVKPVKVVEILKEEINIEDIKEEKIVEKVEEKVDEEKKEEIYQTSTNITSLDILDSIPKLEFETPFDELPKVAPISQIIQQEIIEKEIVNEDKKEVEIEEFSYSATEDIEYIPFVDESDESSDLYTKLTEKVYDRDFELGECFEKNFIYNGFSNNVLQIISYAKDEERKLLYKHFPIIKAFAQEVYGSNVELDFKKEDATILNDSIKKEQIEENILSDSDIGSMIEDIEIGSGCVADMTKSSNETLSSRELQINDILNSKMVDKVKELFDIRKITVKSRS